The following coding sequences are from one Catenulispora sp. MAP5-51 window:
- a CDS encoding TolB family protein, translated as MADRAEVAQGSEVAEGSGVAQGSEVAEPAESVLAPRDNRAKILISSVVVLVTIAVAAGLAAFLGRSTKRAGISGGFTVAAGELTYRSTVLGPDFGKLVEARIGAASTAVPTVSTVPCERSYTASRVLLCLQSEGSLVSQAYAEVYDSSLKQIKKLAITGSPNRARLSADGRMAAWTTFVYGDSYTTPGASTRASILDLKTGQYVDSLENFNAFVDGKPYKAVDINFWGVTFTADDNAFYATMGSNGKTWLMKGDFKAHTLNALRENVECPSLSPDGTRIVFKKRVSDDVRHPWRFTVLDLATMRETPLAETRSVDDQAAWLDNGTVMYAVPHDDDPGSDLYAVPADGSGAPRLLAANGTSPSVTSG; from the coding sequence ATGGCTGACCGCGCTGAGGTGGCACAGGGGTCCGAGGTCGCAGAGGGGTCCGGGGTGGCACAGGGGTCCGAGGTGGCAGAGCCGGCCGAGAGCGTCCTGGCGCCGCGCGACAACCGGGCCAAGATCCTGATCTCGTCGGTCGTGGTGCTGGTGACGATCGCCGTCGCGGCCGGGCTGGCCGCTTTCCTGGGGCGTTCCACCAAGCGCGCCGGGATAAGCGGGGGATTCACTGTCGCGGCGGGGGAGTTGACCTATCGCTCGACGGTGCTCGGGCCGGACTTCGGCAAGCTGGTGGAAGCCCGTATCGGTGCGGCGTCGACTGCGGTGCCCACCGTTTCCACCGTTCCGTGCGAACGGTCTTATACGGCCTCCCGCGTACTGCTCTGCCTGCAATCCGAGGGAAGCCTCGTAAGCCAGGCATATGCGGAGGTCTACGACAGTTCCCTTAAGCAGATCAAGAAGCTGGCCATCACCGGTTCGCCGAACCGTGCGCGACTGTCCGCGGACGGCCGGATGGCGGCGTGGACGACCTTCGTCTACGGCGACTCCTATACGACGCCCGGCGCATCGACCCGTGCTTCGATCCTGGACCTGAAGACCGGGCAGTACGTCGACTCCCTGGAGAACTTCAACGCGTTCGTGGACGGCAAGCCCTACAAGGCCGTCGACATCAACTTCTGGGGCGTCACCTTCACCGCGGACGACAACGCCTTCTACGCGACGATGGGCAGCAACGGCAAGACGTGGCTGATGAAGGGCGACTTCAAGGCGCACACGCTGAACGCGCTGCGGGAGAACGTGGAGTGCCCTTCGCTGTCGCCGGACGGCACGCGCATCGTGTTCAAGAAGCGGGTGTCCGACGACGTCCGGCATCCTTGGCGTTTCACCGTCCTGGATCTGGCCACGATGCGGGAGACGCCGCTGGCCGAGACCCGCAGCGTCGACGACCAGGCGGCGTGGCTGGACAACGGGACGGTCATGTACGCCGTCCCGCACGACGACGATCCGGGCAGCGACCTGTACGCCGTGCCCGCGGACGGCAGCGGGGCGCCCCGGCTGCTCGCCGCCAACGGGACGTCCCCGTCGGTCACCTCCGGGTGA
- a CDS encoding MFS transporter: protein MYLTGSRTAKRIQEARSTRERVPFNVKMLGTVSLLTDVSSEMLVAVVGYYLLNVLHETPTAIGFLDGLYNGIPALLAIPAAYLSDRWQRRKLLAGIGYGASAVTKLGFPIVGPSFGGLSGLLSADRFGKGMRSAPRDALISLSSPPQILGRSFGVHRMLDNIGAATGPLIASFVLLWTTKFGTERKAFDALFVIAFCVAAIGVVVFCLYVSDHREEVRERSAASLSAALGLLRQTWFIRTGIAVALLGLAWVSDTFVYLTLAHRMSLSASQYALLATGTMGMFVLMAIPVGRLADRVGRWKVFVVGHLLLVIAYALLATNVPDGVLLAAALLLPGIAYAATDGVLMAYCGPRIPTALRTSGLAVMQSIGAVAGFVSSVAFGVAWSHTDPKTVMLWFAGAMAVAITVSTLLVSPWKEQHADG, encoded by the coding sequence GTGTATTTGACGGGATCCAGGACCGCCAAGCGCATCCAGGAAGCCAGGAGCACGCGGGAGCGGGTCCCGTTCAACGTCAAGATGCTGGGCACCGTGAGCCTGCTGACGGACGTCTCCTCGGAGATGCTGGTCGCGGTGGTCGGCTACTACCTGCTGAACGTGCTCCACGAGACGCCGACCGCGATCGGCTTCCTGGACGGCCTCTACAACGGCATCCCCGCGCTGCTGGCCATCCCCGCGGCGTACCTGTCCGACCGCTGGCAGCGCCGCAAGCTGCTGGCCGGCATCGGCTACGGCGCCTCGGCGGTGACCAAACTGGGGTTCCCGATCGTCGGCCCGTCCTTCGGCGGCCTGAGCGGGCTGCTCAGCGCGGACCGCTTCGGCAAGGGGATGCGCTCGGCGCCGCGCGACGCGCTGATCTCTTTGTCGTCCCCGCCGCAGATCCTGGGGCGCTCCTTCGGGGTGCACCGGATGCTCGACAACATCGGCGCGGCGACCGGTCCGCTCATCGCGTCCTTCGTGCTGCTTTGGACCACGAAGTTCGGGACAGAACGTAAAGCGTTCGACGCACTGTTCGTCATCGCCTTCTGCGTCGCGGCCATCGGTGTGGTGGTGTTCTGCCTCTACGTGAGCGACCACCGGGAGGAAGTGCGGGAGCGCTCCGCGGCGTCACTGAGCGCGGCCCTCGGGCTGTTGCGCCAGACGTGGTTCATCCGTACGGGTATCGCTGTGGCGCTTCTGGGGCTGGCGTGGGTGAGTGACACGTTCGTGTACCTGACGCTCGCGCACAGGATGTCGCTGAGCGCTTCGCAGTACGCGCTGCTCGCCACCGGCACCATGGGGATGTTCGTCCTCATGGCCATCCCGGTGGGGCGTCTGGCCGACCGGGTCGGGCGGTGGAAGGTGTTCGTGGTCGGGCACCTCTTGTTGGTCATCGCTTATGCGCTCCTGGCTACGAACGTCCCTGACGGCGTTTTGTTGGCCGCCGCACTCCTCCTGCCGGGCATCGCCTACGCGGCCACTGACGGCGTTCTCATGGCGTACTGCGGGCCTCGTATCCCGACGGCCCTGCGGACCTCCGGGCTCGCGGTGATGCAGTCGATCGGCGCGGTCGCCGGGTTCGTGTCGTCGGTGGCGTTCGGGGTCGCGTGGTCGCACACCGATCCCAAGACCGTCATGCTCTGGTTCGCCGGGGCCATGGCCGTCGCGATCACCGTCTCGACGCTGCTGGTGTCGCCGTGGAAGGAGCAGCACGCCGATGGCTGA
- the coaE gene encoding dephospho-CoA kinase, which produces MHKDQPTTLNVGLTGGIGSGKSEVLNRLKALGATVVDADLAARQVVEPGTDGYDAVVAEFGSEVVAPDGRLDRPKLGAIVFADPDRRAALNAIVHPLVGALMAEWANAAPAGGIVVYDIPLLVEGGADRGYAAVIVVDADDEVRYARLLANRGMSRQDAAARMAAQATREDRLAAADYVIANNGSLADLDQETDRVWSELLTLRDSTIR; this is translated from the coding sequence ATGCACAAGGACCAGCCGACCACGCTCAACGTCGGCCTGACCGGCGGCATCGGCTCGGGCAAGAGCGAAGTCCTCAACAGGCTCAAGGCCCTCGGCGCCACCGTGGTCGACGCCGACCTGGCCGCGCGCCAGGTGGTCGAACCCGGCACCGACGGATATGACGCCGTGGTCGCGGAGTTCGGTTCCGAGGTGGTCGCCCCCGACGGCCGGCTGGACCGGCCCAAACTGGGCGCGATCGTGTTCGCCGACCCCGACCGGCGGGCCGCGCTCAACGCGATCGTGCACCCCCTGGTCGGCGCATTGATGGCCGAATGGGCGAATGCGGCACCGGCAGGGGGCATCGTCGTCTACGATATTCCGCTGTTGGTCGAGGGTGGGGCGGATCGCGGTTACGCGGCCGTGATCGTGGTCGACGCCGACGACGAGGTTCGATACGCGCGACTGCTTGCCAACCGCGGCATGTCCAGACAGGACGCGGCCGCACGGATGGCAGCGCAGGCGACACGTGAGGACCGGTTGGCGGCGGCGGATTACGTGATCGCAAACAACGGGTCGCTCGCAGACCTCGATCAGGAAACGGATCGAGTGTGGTCCGAACTGCTCACCCTCCGCGATTCAACCATCCGATAG
- a CDS encoding N,N-dimethylformamidase beta subunit family domain-containing protein, giving the protein MSAEAASPGGLDGPGVFAGSGPVALPVYVEPEGRMPVPAAAPPDRLNLWRGMPLPARLLRMGLMRMGLAAAVVAACAADLPNQSAAYDSLGFGSGDQIALSSASAGKAGCPIGLGRGWLRAEDTLPGTTAWRDAKRTRAGSVNGYLDRDSARCGDTVTAYLSSPGPVTGASLSAYRMGYYGGAQGRLVWQAKHIGVRPQTRAAVTGVSLLTVAPWRPTLTFRITGRWTPGYYLLVVRAPGQTASSIPLVVRADGDRAPLGFQASVLTYQAYNTFGGHSAYADSPREAAASTEVSFDRPYEDGGYYSPYQYELPLVREIEKLGIDTDYFTDVDADADPAQLRRHKGVVTGGHSEYWTKRMYDGAVAARQAGVNIAFFGANAVYTAARLTGSPLGPGRRVVIRRSVAGDPPALRDSSLATVNWSAPPLNRPEAALIGEGYGYLGASGSLRVLHPASWLFAGTGVRAGQVLRNTVGGEYDQVDVNQPTTPPNVDVLAAIPIRFLSGQAGMATTTYYVASSHAGVFDAGTTYWPCVMSGDCLHLGPAPPAARAVVARVTDNVLTAFAAGPAGLAHASTPNWPPSAEGLVGSARAAGDVAVRAY; this is encoded by the coding sequence GTGAGCGCCGAGGCCGCTTCGCCGGGAGGCCTGGACGGTCCCGGTGTCTTCGCCGGCTCGGGGCCGGTCGCTCTGCCGGTGTACGTCGAACCTGAAGGCCGCATGCCTGTGCCTGCGGCGGCTCCCCCGGATCGGCTCAACCTGTGGCGGGGCATGCCGCTGCCCGCGCGGCTGCTGCGGATGGGGCTGATGCGGATGGGTCTGGCGGCGGCGGTCGTCGCGGCGTGCGCCGCGGACCTGCCGAACCAGTCGGCGGCCTATGACAGTCTCGGCTTCGGCTCGGGCGACCAGATCGCGCTGTCCTCGGCGTCCGCCGGCAAGGCGGGATGCCCGATCGGGCTCGGGCGCGGCTGGCTGCGCGCGGAGGACACGCTGCCCGGGACGACGGCCTGGCGGGACGCCAAGCGCACGCGTGCCGGGAGCGTGAACGGCTACCTGGACCGGGACAGTGCGCGGTGCGGCGACACGGTCACCGCTTATCTGAGCTCGCCGGGGCCGGTGACGGGGGCCTCGCTGTCGGCGTACCGGATGGGGTACTACGGCGGGGCGCAGGGCCGGCTGGTCTGGCAGGCCAAGCACATCGGCGTGCGGCCGCAGACCAGGGCCGCGGTGACCGGTGTGAGCCTGCTGACCGTGGCGCCGTGGCGGCCGACGCTGACGTTCCGGATCACCGGGCGCTGGACGCCGGGGTACTACCTGCTGGTGGTGCGGGCGCCGGGGCAGACGGCGTCGTCGATCCCGTTGGTGGTGCGCGCGGACGGCGACCGGGCGCCGCTGGGGTTCCAGGCCAGTGTGCTGACGTACCAGGCCTACAACACTTTCGGCGGCCACTCGGCGTACGCCGACTCCCCCCGCGAGGCCGCGGCCAGCACCGAGGTGAGCTTCGACCGGCCGTACGAGGACGGCGGGTACTACTCGCCGTACCAGTACGAGCTGCCGCTGGTACGGGAGATCGAGAAGCTGGGCATCGACACCGACTACTTCACGGACGTCGACGCCGACGCCGACCCGGCGCAGCTGCGGCGGCACAAGGGCGTGGTCACCGGCGGGCACTCGGAGTACTGGACGAAGCGCATGTACGACGGCGCGGTCGCGGCGCGCCAGGCGGGTGTGAACATCGCCTTCTTCGGCGCCAACGCGGTCTACACGGCGGCCCGCCTCACCGGCTCCCCGCTGGGCCCGGGCCGCCGCGTGGTGATCCGCCGCTCGGTCGCCGGCGACCCGCCGGCCCTGCGCGACTCCTCCCTGGCCACGGTGAACTGGTCCGCCCCGCCCCTGAACCGCCCGGAGGCGGCGCTGATCGGCGAGGGCTACGGCTACCTGGGCGCCAGCGGCTCCCTGCGGGTGCTGCACCCGGCCTCGTGGCTGTTCGCCGGCACCGGGGTGCGCGCCGGCCAGGTACTGCGCAACACGGTCGGCGGCGAGTACGACCAGGTGGACGTGAACCAGCCGACGACCCCGCCGAACGTGGACGTCCTGGCGGCCATACCGATCAGATTCCTGAGCGGCCAGGCCGGCATGGCCACGACGACGTACTACGTGGCCAGCTCGCACGCCGGGGTGTTCGACGCCGGAACGACGTACTGGCCGTGCGTGATGAGCGGCGACTGCCTGCACCTGGGACCGGCCCCGCCAGCGGCGCGGGCGGTCGTGGCGCGGGTGACGGACAACGTGCTGACCGCCTTCGCCGCCGGGCCCGCGGGGTTGGCGCACGCCTCGACGCCGAACTGGCCGCCGTCGGCGGAGGGGTTGGTGGGGTCGGCCCGGGCGGCCGGGGATGTGGCGGTGCGGGCTTATTGA
- a CDS encoding glycosyltransferase family 4 protein, translating into MRLAILNWRDPWQQAAGGAETFAHEIARGFAARGHTVDFLTCREPGQRRRERRDGIRWLRRGGRWTVYPAVLARLIAARLSGRGYDFVVDCQNGIPFFSPLAVSRRRTGVAIVVHHVHDGQFGTHFGRPLAALGRWLEGPAARRVYRRCPAVAVSASTVAAMRTRLRWTGPIELIHNGVRNSLHSGVHSGLNGGHGVHNIVAPQGFQRLVLPLAGEPGVPPRLVAVGRLVRHKRLERVVRLADDLAPTWPGIEIHIVGRGPDEPRIRAIVSDLRHADRVHVHGHLPAEAKDRLLASAALHLSASQGEGWGLSVLEAAALGVPTVAYDVDGLRDAIRDGTTGWLVAPGDTLADTVSGVLKELDSDPARASEVRAACVAWAGRFDWEHTRNAMAQLAVRNSRTPGTRTIE; encoded by the coding sequence GTGCGCTTAGCCATCCTGAACTGGCGCGACCCCTGGCAGCAGGCCGCCGGGGGAGCGGAGACGTTCGCCCACGAGATCGCCCGGGGCTTCGCGGCGCGCGGCCACACCGTCGACTTCCTCACCTGCCGCGAACCCGGCCAGCGCCGCCGGGAACGCCGCGACGGCATCAGATGGCTGCGACGCGGCGGACGCTGGACCGTCTACCCCGCCGTCCTCGCCCGACTGATCGCGGCCCGCCTCTCCGGGCGCGGATACGACTTCGTCGTCGACTGCCAGAACGGCATCCCGTTCTTCTCCCCGCTCGCGGTCTCCCGGCGCCGCACCGGCGTGGCGATCGTCGTCCACCACGTCCACGACGGCCAGTTCGGCACCCACTTCGGCCGTCCCCTGGCCGCCCTCGGCCGCTGGCTGGAGGGCCCGGCGGCGCGCCGGGTCTACCGACGCTGCCCCGCCGTGGCGGTGTCGGCGTCCACCGTCGCCGCCATGCGGACCCGGCTGCGCTGGACCGGACCGATCGAGCTGATCCACAACGGCGTTCGCAACAGCCTTCACAGCGGCGTTCACAGCGGCCTCAACGGCGGCCACGGCGTGCACAACATCGTTGCCCCACAAGGCTTTCAGCGCTTGGTTCTACCTCTGGCCGGAGAACCGGGCGTACCTCCCCGGCTGGTCGCGGTCGGCCGCCTGGTGCGCCACAAGCGCCTGGAACGGGTCGTCCGTCTGGCCGACGACCTGGCGCCGACCTGGCCCGGCATCGAGATCCACATCGTCGGCCGGGGCCCCGACGAGCCCCGGATCCGCGCCATCGTCTCGGACCTGCGCCACGCCGACCGCGTCCACGTCCACGGCCACCTCCCCGCCGAGGCCAAGGACAGGCTCCTGGCCTCGGCCGCCCTGCACCTGTCCGCCTCCCAGGGCGAGGGCTGGGGCCTGTCCGTGTTGGAAGCCGCGGCCCTGGGCGTGCCGACCGTCGCCTACGACGTCGACGGCCTGCGCGACGCCATCCGGGACGGCACCACCGGCTGGCTCGTCGCTCCCGGCGACACGCTCGCCGACACCGTCTCCGGAGTCCTGAAGGAGCTCGACAGCGACCCGGCGCGGGCCTCGGAGGTGAGAGCGGCGTGCGTGGCGTGGGCCGGCAGGTTCGACTGGGAGCACACGCGCAACGCGATGGCGCAGTTGGCCGTCAGGAACTCGCGCACCCCCGGCACCCGCACGATCGAGTGA
- the rpsA gene encoding 30S ribosomal protein S1 has protein sequence MTSSTETARTPQVAINDIGSAEEFLAAIDLTIKYFNDGDIVEGVIVKVDRDEVLLDIGYKTEGVIPSRELSIKHDVDPNEVVAVGDHIEALVLQKEDKEGRLILSKKRAQYERAWGTIEEIKEKDGIVTGTVIEVVKGGLILDIGLRGFLPASLVEMRRVRDLQPYVGKELEAKIIELDKNRNNVVLSRRAWLEQTQSEVRQNFLTTLQKGQVRSGVVSSIVNFGAFVDLGGVDGLVHVSELSWKHIDHPSEVVEVGQEVTVEVLDVDMDRERVSLSLKATMEDPWQTFARTHAIGQVVPGKVTKLVPFGAFVRVDEGIEGLVHISELAERHVEVPEQVVNVGDEIFVKVIDIDLDRRRISLSLKQANEGLTGDIETDQFDPALYGMAATYDDQGNYIYPEGFDPETGEWLEGYDAQREVWEGQYAEAHAKYESHQKQIAEARKADAEAGVQENAEGAPSSYSSGVAEESTGGALASDEALAALREKLSGGQS, from the coding sequence ATGACGAGCAGCACCGAGACCGCCCGAACGCCTCAGGTCGCCATCAACGACATCGGTTCGGCGGAGGAATTCCTCGCCGCGATCGACCTCACCATCAAGTACTTCAACGACGGCGACATCGTCGAGGGTGTCATCGTCAAGGTCGACCGGGATGAAGTCCTGCTCGACATCGGTTACAAGACCGAGGGTGTGATCCCGTCCAGGGAGCTCTCGATCAAGCATGACGTCGACCCGAACGAGGTCGTCGCCGTGGGCGACCACATCGAGGCCCTGGTCCTCCAGAAGGAGGACAAGGAAGGCCGCCTCATCCTGTCCAAGAAGCGCGCGCAGTACGAGCGCGCCTGGGGCACGATCGAGGAGATCAAGGAGAAGGACGGCATCGTCACCGGTACCGTCATCGAGGTCGTCAAGGGCGGCCTGATCCTGGACATCGGTCTTCGCGGCTTCCTGCCGGCCTCCCTGGTCGAGATGCGCCGCGTGCGCGACCTGCAGCCCTACGTGGGCAAGGAGCTCGAGGCCAAGATCATCGAGCTGGACAAGAACCGCAACAACGTGGTCCTGTCCCGCCGTGCCTGGCTGGAGCAGACCCAGTCCGAGGTCCGCCAGAACTTCCTCACCACCCTGCAGAAGGGCCAGGTCCGTTCCGGCGTCGTGTCGTCGATCGTGAACTTCGGCGCCTTCGTGGACCTGGGCGGCGTGGACGGCCTGGTGCACGTCTCGGAGCTGTCCTGGAAGCACATCGACCACCCCTCCGAGGTCGTCGAGGTCGGCCAGGAGGTCACGGTCGAGGTCCTGGACGTCGACATGGACCGCGAGCGCGTCTCGCTGTCCCTGAAGGCGACCATGGAGGACCCGTGGCAGACCTTCGCCCGCACCCACGCCATCGGCCAGGTCGTGCCCGGCAAGGTCACCAAGCTGGTGCCGTTCGGCGCGTTCGTCCGGGTGGACGAGGGCATCGAGGGCCTGGTCCACATCTCCGAGCTGGCCGAGCGCCACGTGGAGGTCCCGGAGCAGGTCGTCAACGTGGGCGACGAGATCTTCGTCAAGGTCATCGACATCGACCTGGACCGCCGTCGCATCTCCCTGTCGCTGAAGCAGGCCAACGAGGGCCTGACCGGCGACATCGAGACCGACCAGTTCGACCCGGCGCTGTACGGCATGGCCGCGACCTACGACGACCAGGGCAACTACATCTACCCCGAGGGCTTCGACCCGGAGACGGGCGAGTGGCTCGAGGGCTACGACGCCCAGCGCGAGGTGTGGGAGGGCCAGTACGCCGAGGCCCACGCCAAGTACGAGTCGCACCAGAAGCAGATCGCCGAGGCCCGCAAGGCCGACGCCGAGGCCGGTGTCCAGGAGAACGCCGAGGGTGCGCCCTCGTCCTACTCCTCCGGTGTCGCCGAGGAGAGCACCGGCGGTGCCCTGGCCTCCGACGAGGCCCTGGCGGCGCTGCGCGAGAAGCTGTCGGGCGGCCAGAGCTGA
- a CDS encoding class I SAM-dependent methyltransferase, which translates to MPDVTDEPPENSDDPGIGDNDTVRVARRHLSDSATIRANRGWWDANADDYQAEHGAFLGDDRFIWCPEGLDEAHAHLLGTELAGKRVLEVGAGAAQCSRWLAAQGAFAVASDLSFGQLAHALRIDAGSGLPLVQADATRLPFADEAFDIVCSAYGAVPFVADSAAVMREAARVLKPGGRWVFSVSHPIRWSFPDDPSEHGLTARDSYFDRRPYVEYDERGLATYAEHHRTLGDRIREIVAAGLRVVDVVEPEWPAGLTEVWGGWSPLRGRVIPGTAIFVTVKD; encoded by the coding sequence GTGCCTGACGTGACGGATGAGCCGCCGGAGAACTCCGACGACCCCGGAATCGGTGATAACGATACGGTCCGCGTGGCCCGCCGTCACCTGTCAGATTCCGCCACGATCCGGGCGAACCGGGGCTGGTGGGACGCCAACGCGGACGATTACCAGGCAGAACACGGTGCGTTCCTGGGCGATGACCGGTTCATCTGGTGCCCGGAGGGGCTGGACGAGGCCCACGCCCACCTGCTCGGGACCGAGTTGGCGGGCAAACGGGTGCTGGAGGTCGGGGCCGGGGCCGCGCAGTGTTCGCGCTGGCTGGCGGCGCAGGGGGCGTTCGCGGTGGCGTCCGATCTTTCGTTCGGACAGTTGGCGCACGCGCTGCGCATCGACGCGGGTTCGGGCCTGCCGCTGGTGCAGGCTGACGCCACGCGGCTGCCCTTCGCCGACGAGGCGTTCGACATCGTGTGCTCGGCGTACGGCGCGGTCCCGTTCGTGGCGGACTCCGCGGCGGTGATGCGGGAAGCCGCGCGCGTGCTGAAGCCGGGCGGCCGGTGGGTGTTCTCGGTGTCCCACCCGATCCGGTGGTCCTTCCCCGACGATCCGAGCGAGCACGGGCTCACCGCCCGGGACTCCTACTTCGACCGCAGGCCGTACGTGGAGTACGACGAGCGCGGGCTGGCGACCTACGCCGAGCACCACCGGACGCTGGGCGACCGGATCCGCGAGATCGTCGCGGCCGGGCTGCGAGTGGTCGACGTGGTGGAGCCGGAGTGGCCGGCCGGGCTCACGGAGGTCTGGGGCGGGTGGTCGCCGCTGCGGGGGCGGGTCATCCCGGGGACGGCGATCTTCGTGACGGTGAAGGACTGA
- a CDS encoding N,N-dimethylformamidase beta subunit family domain-containing protein yields MDEPSARDAATGNAKGMPRWVTVTGSTAFAAAVFALGYGCTGTAAPAAVSAGPPVKVTTQTPEQPNPYGKLPADRTKPSSAPCAAVVRPAGWSKIENAKAGDSSWRSSFDADTSTVAGYLDKVSAACGDTLALHLSGYVSSASVTAYRMGWYGGAGGRVVWSASHVPVSASPVKYSGAPTYTVEASWPVAAHIQVTPAWTPGYYLLVVRAKPDDEGDAIPLIIRDDSAGNGAPGTGSSPLLLQASVLTYQAYNNYGRYSLYYGPKDQSAKRSDRSRVASFDRPYNGDGYRAPFLYDIPLAEEAEKLGLDVDYTTDIDVDERPSQVAAHKALLIGGHSEYWTRRMYDAALYARGKGTNIGFFGANEIYWHARLEPSPSGADRRMVVYRYANEDPLAKSDPSQATVLWDSPQLQMPEASIVGPAYGELGADNGAFRVLQPDSWIFAGTGVVKDQVLKNSLGGEYDTVKNIAATPPDIDVIAAVPIVFSGLSTMATMSYYTDPSGAGVFAGGMTYWDCQMARMCGDRPVDPGTAKLLAEMTDNVLRVYAQGPAGRLYPSAHRPAPSAQALISTAAAQTDVGIGPPKPTAG; encoded by the coding sequence ATGGACGAGCCGTCTGCGCGGGATGCCGCGACGGGAAACGCTAAGGGGATGCCGCGCTGGGTGACCGTCACCGGTTCCACGGCCTTCGCCGCCGCGGTGTTCGCCCTGGGCTACGGCTGCACCGGGACCGCGGCCCCGGCCGCGGTCAGTGCCGGGCCGCCGGTGAAGGTCACGACGCAGACCCCGGAACAGCCCAATCCCTATGGGAAGCTTCCTGCGGACCGTACCAAGCCTTCCTCCGCGCCGTGCGCGGCGGTGGTCCGGCCGGCCGGCTGGTCCAAGATCGAGAACGCCAAGGCCGGTGACTCCTCGTGGCGGTCCAGCTTCGACGCGGACACCTCCACGGTGGCTGGATATCTGGACAAAGTGAGCGCGGCCTGTGGGGACACCCTGGCCCTGCACTTGTCCGGCTACGTGTCCTCCGCCTCCGTGACCGCCTACCGGATGGGCTGGTACGGCGGCGCGGGGGGACGCGTGGTGTGGAGCGCCTCGCACGTCCCGGTCAGTGCCAGTCCGGTGAAGTACTCCGGTGCGCCGACGTACACGGTCGAGGCCTCGTGGCCGGTCGCCGCGCACATCCAGGTCACGCCGGCCTGGACGCCGGGCTACTACCTGCTCGTCGTCCGCGCCAAGCCGGATGACGAGGGGGACGCCATCCCGCTGATCATCCGGGACGACAGTGCGGGCAACGGAGCGCCGGGCACTGGGAGTTCGCCGCTGTTGTTGCAGGCGTCGGTGCTCACTTACCAGGCGTACAACAACTACGGACGGTACAGCCTCTACTACGGGCCGAAGGACCAGTCCGCTAAGCGTTCGGACCGCTCGCGGGTGGCCTCCTTCGACCGTCCGTACAACGGTGACGGCTATCGCGCGCCGTTTCTATACGACATCCCATTGGCGGAAGAGGCCGAGAAGCTCGGCCTGGACGTCGACTACACCACCGACATAGACGTGGACGAGCGGCCCAGTCAGGTCGCCGCGCACAAGGCGCTGCTGATCGGCGGCCACTCCGAGTACTGGACGCGGCGCATGTACGACGCCGCGCTATATGCGCGGGGCAAGGGCACCAACATCGGCTTCTTCGGCGCGAACGAGATCTACTGGCACGCGCGGCTGGAGCCCTCTCCGTCCGGTGCGGACCGGCGCATGGTCGTCTACCGCTATGCGAACGAGGATCCGCTGGCCAAGTCCGATCCCTCGCAGGCGACCGTGCTGTGGGACTCCCCTCAGCTGCAGATGCCGGAGGCCTCGATCGTGGGTCCGGCCTATGGCGAGCTCGGTGCGGACAACGGGGCGTTCCGGGTGCTCCAGCCGGACTCCTGGATCTTCGCCGGGACCGGGGTGGTCAAGGACCAGGTGCTGAAGAACTCGCTGGGCGGCGAGTACGACACGGTGAAGAACATAGCGGCGACGCCTCCGGACATCGACGTGATCGCGGCGGTGCCGATCGTGTTCAGCGGGCTGTCGACGATGGCGACGATGTCGTACTACACCGACCCCTCCGGCGCCGGGGTGTTCGCCGGCGGGATGACGTACTGGGACTGCCAGATGGCACGGATGTGCGGGGACCGTCCGGTGGACCCGGGGACGGCGAAGCTGCTGGCGGAGATGACGGACAACGTGCTGCGGGTGTACGCGCAGGGGCCGGCCGGGCGGCTGTACCCGTCGGCGCACCGGCCGGCGCCGAGCGCGCAGGCGCTGATCTCCACGGCGGCGGCGCAGACCGACGTCGGGATAGGGCCGCCCAAGCCGACGGCGGGGTAG